In the genome of Candidatus Saccharimonadales bacterium, one region contains:
- a CDS encoding 50S ribosomal protein L27, which yields MSHVKAGGSSKNVHDSPGQRLGVKVFGGQKVKAGDVIVRQVGMTKRAGKGTFLSRNFTIHAAKDGVVAFKTRRIKTFSGASKPRTEVTVE from the coding sequence ATGAGTCATGTCAAAGCTGGTGGTTCCAGCAAAAACGTCCACGATAGCCCCGGCCAGCGCCTGGGTGTCAAGGTGTTTGGCGGCCAAAAAGTTAAGGCCGGCGATGTTATTGTTCGCCAGGTCGGCATGACCAAGCGCGCCGGTAAGGGCACGTTTTTATCACGCAACTTTACTATTCATGCCGCAAAAGACGGCGTAGTAGCCTTTAAGACTCGCCGAATTAAAACTTTTAGCGGTGCCAGCAAACCTCGCACCGAAGTTACTGTCGAATAA